A portion of the Acidobacteriaceae bacterium genome contains these proteins:
- a CDS encoding purine-nucleoside phosphorylase: MSDQNQQPLDQFTRATQALTHIFLKTEVKPVVGIILGSGLGNFASQVENADVIPYEEIPGWPLSTVEGHSGKLVLGTIGGVPVAVMQGRVHAYEGYDMNEVVFPTRVLGMLGCKRLIVTNAAGGINTSYGEGALVNITDHINLTGRNAAIGPNDKRFAVANGFGQRFFDMSNAYSPRLNALAKAEATKQGIALHEGVYLAVLGPSYETPAEIRAFRTLGADLVGMSTVHEVMIARHMGIEVLGFSLVTNMAAGVMPEANINHEEVMEIGKRLEPQFASLVKALVPQVAAAS; encoded by the coding sequence ATGAGCGATCAGAACCAGCAGCCACTCGACCAGTTCACGCGCGCCACACAAGCGCTTACGCACATCTTCCTCAAGACAGAAGTGAAGCCTGTCGTCGGCATCATCCTCGGCTCGGGCCTCGGCAACTTCGCCTCGCAGGTTGAGAACGCTGACGTCATTCCCTACGAAGAGATCCCCGGCTGGCCGCTCTCTACCGTCGAAGGCCACAGCGGCAAGCTTGTGCTTGGCACCATCGGCGGCGTGCCCGTCGCTGTGATGCAGGGTCGCGTCCACGCCTACGAAGGCTACGACATGAATGAGGTCGTCTTTCCCACGCGCGTGCTCGGCATGCTCGGCTGCAAGAGGCTCATCGTCACCAACGCTGCTGGCGGGATTAATACAAGCTACGGCGAAGGCGCTCTGGTCAACATCACCGACCACATCAACCTCACCGGCCGCAACGCCGCCATCGGCCCCAACGACAAGCGATTCGCCGTTGCCAACGGTTTCGGCCAACGCTTCTTCGACATGTCGAACGCCTACTCGCCACGCCTCAACGCGCTGGCCAAAGCAGAAGCGACAAAGCAAGGCATTGCGCTGCACGAAGGCGTCTACCTCGCGGTGCTCGGCCCCAGCTACGAAACGCCTGCAGAGATCCGCGCCTTCCGCACGCTTGGGGCCGACCTCGTCGGCATGAGCACGGTGCACGAAGTGATGATTGCGCGCCACATGGGCATCGAAGTCCTCGGCTTCTCGCTGGTTACGAACATGGCCGCAGGCGTGATGCCCGAGGCCAACATTAACCACGAAGAAGTGATGGAAATCGGCAAGCGTCTCGAACCGCAGTTCGCCTCACTCGTGAAGGCGCTCGTACCGCAGGTAGCTGCCGCGTCCTAA
- the udk gene encoding uridine kinase, whose protein sequence is MPTEPEQLTFLTKPIIIGIAGCSGSGKTTLARELSTQLDAALFPFDFYYRDLAHLPVEERALQNFDHPNSLEHELLVEHVRDLSEGKSVQRPVYDFSTHSRVPQEYDELAPRRYVIVEGILALHYADLLPLYDFSIYVDAPNEVCLNRRIYRDMRERGRTEESVRIQFDATAKPMAEQYVIPSQSSASLTVQGTENLDWSIEVILRQLHELGLP, encoded by the coding sequence ATGCCCACCGAACCGGAACAACTCACCTTCTTGACGAAGCCCATCATCATCGGCATCGCAGGCTGTTCGGGCTCCGGCAAAACAACCCTCGCGCGTGAGCTCTCCACCCAGCTTGACGCCGCACTCTTCCCCTTCGATTTCTACTATCGCGATCTGGCACACCTGCCGGTAGAAGAGCGTGCGCTCCAAAACTTCGACCATCCGAACTCTCTGGAACACGAGCTTCTCGTAGAACACGTTCGCGACCTCAGCGAAGGCAAGTCCGTGCAGCGTCCCGTCTACGACTTCAGCACGCACAGCCGCGTGCCCCAGGAGTACGACGAACTCGCACCTCGCCGCTACGTCATCGTCGAGGGTATCCTCGCGCTGCACTACGCCGATCTGCTGCCGCTCTACGACTTCAGCATCTACGTCGACGCGCCCAACGAGGTTTGCCTGAACCGCCGCATATACCGCGACATGCGTGAACGCGGCCGCACAGAAGAGTCCGTCCGCATACAGTTCGACGCCACGGCCAAGCCCATGGCCGAGCAGTACGTTATCCCCTCGCAAAGCTCCGCCAGCCTCACAGTCCAGGGCACTGAGAATCTTGACTGGTCGATCGAAGTGATCCTTCGCCAGCTCCACGAGCTTGGGCTCCCTTAG
- a CDS encoding deoxyhypusine synthase, which produces MATKQELLTTPIKHINIAEHNVVPLVDAMASMAYSSRDLARAANIYDMMLRDTECGVVLCLAGSLISAGLQKVIIDLVRNHMVDAIVSTGANIVDQDFFEALGYKHYVAGEEYKYGAGDAELREMMIDRIYDTFIDEEELRICDDTTEKIINSLEPRAYSSRELIAAMGKYLKDNGRTPEAGNADSIVYACYELNVPIFCPAFSDCSFGFGIVAHQHANAGKPVVSIDSGKDFYELTQIKIANPTTGLLMIGGGVPKNFAQDIVVAADILGVEASMHKYAIQITVADSRDGALSGSTLKEASSWGKVDLTYEQMVFAEATIAFPLIAGYAFHKNAQAGRTGKAFSEKLEQPVAV; this is translated from the coding sequence ATGGCGACCAAACAGGAACTTCTGACAACCCCGATTAAGCACATCAACATTGCCGAGCACAACGTCGTGCCGCTGGTGGATGCGATGGCTTCGATGGCTTACTCGTCGCGCGATCTCGCGCGCGCTGCCAACATTTACGACATGATGCTTCGCGACACGGAGTGCGGCGTGGTTCTGTGCCTTGCCGGATCGCTGATCTCGGCCGGTCTGCAGAAGGTCATCATCGACCTCGTGCGCAACCACATGGTCGACGCAATCGTTTCGACGGGCGCGAACATTGTGGACCAGGACTTCTTCGAAGCTCTTGGCTACAAGCACTACGTTGCAGGCGAAGAGTACAAGTACGGCGCAGGCGATGCGGAACTCCGCGAGATGATGATCGATCGTATCTACGACACGTTCATCGATGAGGAAGAGCTTCGTATCTGCGACGACACGACCGAGAAGATCATCAACTCGCTCGAGCCGCGTGCGTACTCGTCGCGTGAGCTGATCGCTGCGATGGGCAAGTACCTGAAGGACAATGGCCGCACGCCTGAGGCTGGCAACGCTGACTCGATCGTGTACGCCTGCTATGAGCTGAACGTGCCGATCTTCTGCCCGGCGTTCTCGGATTGCTCGTTCGGTTTTGGCATCGTGGCTCACCAGCATGCGAATGCCGGCAAGCCGGTTGTGTCGATCGACTCGGGTAAGGACTTCTACGAACTGACGCAGATCAAGATCGCGAACCCGACGACTGGTCTGCTGATGATCGGCGGTGGCGTACCCAAGAACTTCGCACAGGACATCGTCGTTGCGGCGGACATCCTGGGCGTTGAGGCTTCGATGCACAAGTACGCGATCCAGATCACGGTGGCTGATTCGCGCGATGGCGCTCTCTCGGGTTCGACCCTGAAGGAAGCCAGCTCGTGGGGCAAGGTCGATCTGACTTATGAGCAGATGGTCTTCGCAGAAGCAACGATCGCGTTCCCGCTGATCGCTGGCTATGCGTTTCATAAGAACGCGCAGGCTGGTCGTACGGGCAAGGCGTTCTCTGAGAAGCTGGAACAGCCGGTAGCTGTGTAG
- a CDS encoding helix-turn-helix transcriptional regulator, which produces MNNRLRTLRAERGWSQADLATKLEVSRQSVNAIETGKYDPSLPLAFRIAKLFGLSIESIFSDN; this is translated from the coding sequence ATGAATAACCGTCTGCGCACGTTGCGTGCGGAGCGGGGATGGTCGCAGGCTGACCTGGCTACGAAGCTTGAGGTTTCGCGGCAGAGCGTGAACGCGATCGAGACAGGGAAGTACGATCCTTCGCTGCCCTTGGCGTTTCGTATTGCGAAGCTCTTTGGGCTGTCGATCGAGTCGATTTTTTCGGACAACTAA
- a CDS encoding nicotinate phosphoribosyltransferase, with protein MNVNFAERAHNHNFKLDPIVRSLLDTDFYKLLMLQFVWKNFPQTHVTSEIHNRTTRVRLADRISASALRDQMEHVRGLRYLKSELVWLAGNTFYGTRQIFEPAFLDWLEHNHRLSDYEIHEHEGQLIIRFSGLWTEVTMWEVYSLAIVSEMKTRAALAELNELELDVLYARAKTRLWDKIELLRKVPGLRLSDFGTRRRHSFLWQEYCVQALASALNSDPADPRLTGTSNTALAYKHNLEAIGTNAHELPMVLAALASRGTDEELRASQYRVLELWQRSYGGELLITLPDTFGTTQFLQGAPPFVAKWTGERVDSKDPFVAGDEYIEWLLKRGEDPRKKRLIASDGLDVDTIVGLYDYFNKRIRFSAGWGTLLTNDFRDCHPRGEDTLEPISLVCKITSADGTPTVKLSDNPAKATGPAEMIERYRRVFGSPVLEELPVVV; from the coding sequence ATGAACGTGAACTTCGCCGAGCGCGCCCACAACCACAACTTCAAGCTCGACCCCATCGTGCGTTCGCTGCTCGACACCGACTTCTACAAGCTGCTGATGCTGCAGTTCGTCTGGAAGAACTTTCCCCAGACACACGTCACCAGCGAGATCCACAACCGCACCACGCGTGTCCGCCTCGCCGACCGCATCTCGGCCTCCGCACTGCGCGATCAGATGGAGCACGTCCGCGGCCTGCGTTACCTGAAGTCCGAGCTTGTCTGGCTGGCGGGCAACACCTTCTACGGCACACGCCAGATCTTCGAGCCGGCCTTTCTCGACTGGCTTGAGCACAACCACCGCCTCTCCGACTACGAGATCCACGAACACGAAGGCCAACTCATCATCCGCTTCTCCGGCCTCTGGACAGAGGTAACGATGTGGGAGGTCTACTCCCTCGCCATCGTTAGCGAGATGAAGACCCGCGCCGCGCTCGCTGAACTCAACGAACTCGAACTCGACGTCCTCTACGCTCGCGCCAAGACGCGCCTCTGGGACAAGATCGAGCTGCTGCGCAAAGTCCCCGGCCTGCGCCTTTCTGACTTCGGCACACGCCGCCGCCACAGCTTTCTCTGGCAGGAGTACTGCGTTCAGGCCCTCGCCTCCGCGCTGAACTCTGACCCCGCAGATCCGCGCCTCACCGGCACCTCGAACACCGCGCTCGCATACAAACACAACCTCGAAGCCATTGGCACCAACGCGCATGAGCTGCCCATGGTGCTCGCCGCGCTGGCCTCACGCGGTACGGATGAAGAGCTTCGAGCCTCGCAGTATCGTGTGCTCGAACTCTGGCAGCGCAGCTACGGTGGCGAACTCCTCATCACGCTTCCCGACACCTTTGGCACGACGCAGTTCCTGCAAGGCGCACCACCGTTCGTGGCGAAGTGGACGGGCGAACGCGTCGACTCCAAAGACCCGTTCGTGGCGGGCGACGAGTACATCGAGTGGCTGCTGAAGCGCGGCGAAGACCCGCGTAAAAAACGCCTCATCGCAAGCGACGGTCTCGACGTCGATACGATCGTCGGCCTGTACGACTACTTCAACAAGCGCATTCGCTTCTCGGCTGGCTGGGGAACGCTGCTGACCAACGACTTCCGCGACTGCCACCCGCGTGGCGAAGACACGCTGGAACCGATCTCACTGGTCTGCAAGATCACCAGTGCGGACGGCACCCCCACCGTGAAACTTAGCGACAACCCCGCAAAAGCCACGGGCCCCGCTGAGATGATCGAACGCTACCGCCGCGTCTTCGGCTCGCCCGTGCTCGAAGAACTCCCTGTGGTGGTGTAG
- a CDS encoding nuclease, with protein sequence MRFPTIPRIASAAALVTLFALPAAAWGPDGHEWINLIAAQNLPSDVPAFVRDTNGLNVIEYIGPEPDRWRNKAEGELNDTQAADHFILLPLADRVGPLPKMRYDFLRELSQLQAAHPNEKLTAEAVGMNPWQTEEIWQRLKVDFREYRALKAAHKNTAGVEVAILFDAGWLGHYVGDGSQPMHSSLQYAGWVGPNPNGYTTSHKIHWQFENDFVIAAANKQQVSKLVAQAKPQLIGDEWTQYLAYLRSNSAKAEQIYKFEKSGALQGKGTADSRAFVDQCLATGAIELRNMIYTAWVRSADPVEGFKG encoded by the coding sequence ATGCGCTTCCCCACCATCCCTCGCATAGCCTCCGCCGCAGCTCTCGTCACACTCTTCGCACTTCCTGCAGCAGCCTGGGGTCCTGACGGCCACGAGTGGATCAATCTCATCGCCGCGCAGAATCTTCCCTCAGACGTGCCCGCCTTCGTCCGCGACACCAACGGTCTCAACGTCATCGAATACATCGGCCCCGAGCCCGACCGCTGGCGCAACAAAGCAGAAGGCGAACTCAACGACACGCAGGCCGCCGACCACTTCATCCTCCTCCCGCTCGCGGACCGCGTCGGCCCACTGCCGAAGATGCGCTACGACTTCCTCCGCGAACTCAGCCAATTGCAAGCCGCGCATCCCAACGAAAAGCTCACCGCCGAAGCCGTCGGCATGAACCCCTGGCAGACTGAAGAAATCTGGCAGCGGCTCAAGGTTGACTTCCGCGAGTACCGCGCACTCAAGGCGGCGCACAAAAACACCGCTGGAGTCGAAGTCGCCATCCTTTTTGACGCTGGCTGGCTCGGTCACTACGTTGGTGACGGATCCCAGCCTATGCACAGCTCTCTGCAGTACGCCGGGTGGGTCGGCCCAAACCCCAACGGCTACACAACCAGCCACAAGATCCACTGGCAGTTCGAAAACGACTTCGTCATCGCCGCGGCAAACAAGCAGCAAGTCAGTAAGCTCGTAGCCCAGGCAAAGCCACAGCTTATCGGCGACGAGTGGACCCAGTACCTCGCCTACCTTCGCAGCAACAGTGCGAAGGCCGAGCAGATCTACAAGTTTGAGAAATCGGGTGCGCTGCAAGGCAAAGGAACAGCCGACTCTCGCGCCTTCGTCGATCAGTGCCTCGCCACCGGAGCCATCGAGCTGCGCAACATGATCTACACCGCCTGGGTGCGTTCCGCCGACCCCGTCGAAGGCTTCAAAGGCTAA
- a CDS encoding DUF2062 domain-containing protein, which yields MFVVNGERPVFDAERVSSSLVLRVVQNKIVRPLLRLLQGGATPERLAWSLAVGFAVGVNPLLGSTTVVALALAAVFRLNVVASQISNHAVYPLELLLFPVWIKVGSMLFHTRGLPLSKDALLEAVKHHPWETTKALWTWEWHGLIVWAVTMCVVVPVLAYAITPTLRRAQKHVHAPA from the coding sequence ATGTTCGTCGTGAACGGCGAACGTCCTGTGTTTGATGCAGAGAGGGTATCCTCAAGTCTCGTGCTTCGTGTGGTGCAAAACAAGATCGTTCGTCCGTTGCTGCGCTTGTTGCAGGGCGGCGCCACGCCTGAGCGGCTGGCGTGGTCGCTGGCTGTAGGCTTTGCGGTGGGCGTGAACCCGCTGCTTGGCTCAACGACCGTGGTGGCGCTGGCGCTGGCGGCGGTGTTTCGGCTGAACGTAGTCGCGTCGCAGATCTCAAACCACGCGGTGTATCCGCTGGAGCTGCTGCTTTTTCCTGTTTGGATCAAGGTGGGTTCGATGCTCTTCCACACGAGGGGACTGCCGCTGAGCAAGGACGCTTTGCTGGAGGCAGTAAAGCATCATCCATGGGAGACGACCAAGGCGCTTTGGACGTGGGAGTGGCATGGCCTGATCGTGTGGGCCGTGACGATGTGCGTGGTGGTTCCCGTGTTGGCCTACGCGATCACGCCGACGTTGCGACGCGCTCAGAAGCACGTGCATGCTCCGGCGTAA
- a CDS encoding lysophospholipid acyltransferase family protein — MSYSVEGPVPMSGAVITNHLNYTDILVHAAIRPCVFVSKIELRKVPVLGWVSMMAGTQYVERGAGGSAEKAAQGMAKGFRDGLPIVFFPEGTTGIGELPLLPFRSGLLAQALMAEQPITAGFLHYEISEEDLARGCSTMHDLHWGKQSLLAHLWTQLSIKSSHCNIRFAQAPIDFSPQAIKDRKLAAKEAHQAVLSLSEPIQPASGS, encoded by the coding sequence ATGTCTTATTCCGTAGAAGGCCCCGTGCCGATGTCTGGCGCCGTCATCACCAACCACCTCAACTACACCGACATCCTCGTCCATGCGGCGATACGGCCCTGCGTCTTCGTCTCCAAGATCGAACTGCGTAAAGTTCCAGTGCTCGGCTGGGTCAGCATGATGGCCGGCACGCAGTACGTTGAGCGCGGCGCAGGCGGCTCCGCAGAGAAGGCTGCACAAGGCATGGCGAAGGGTTTTCGCGACGGCCTGCCCATCGTCTTCTTCCCCGAAGGCACCACCGGCATCGGAGAACTCCCGCTGCTTCCCTTCCGTTCCGGACTGCTCGCACAGGCTCTCATGGCCGAGCAGCCGATTACCGCAGGCTTTCTGCACTATGAAATCAGCGAAGAAGACCTCGCCCGCGGCTGCTCCACCATGCACGATCTGCACTGGGGCAAACAGAGCCTGCTTGCTCACCTTTGGACGCAACTCAGCATCAAGTCAAGCCACTGCAACATACGTTTCGCGCAGGCCCCCATTGATTTTTCGCCCCAGGCTATCAAAGATCGGAAGCTAGCCGCAAAAGAAGCGCACCAGGCGGTACTCTCGCTTTCCGAGCCCATTCAACCCGCCTCAGGAAGCTGA
- a CDS encoding response regulator produces the protein MTLLNLASIAVPTTAAAVLAGAYMRERAAQRRLRQELADMQQELLRNKAALAEQKQLDSIKDEFISNVSHELRTPLTSIRGALGLLSAGVMGAMDAKASNLLRIASNNTDRLARLINDILDLERMDSGRATMQLRACSLRELIAQSVETMTTMANEADVRVDVVPEPGGMPTAFEGDPDRIQQVLVNLLSNAIKFSPRGSSILITSSFDNDSLNFRVEDAGRGVPVDKLESIFGRFNQVETSDARQKGGTGLGLAICRTILAQHNGSIVARRNDQENEGRIGTTFLVQLPRSAAAEAAMEPHANAAIGPVLVCDDDSELRHMVAEQLRRHGFVAIESSGGEQTLEIAAREPVEAILLDLSMTGVSGWETIERLKSDERTAKIPVVVLSVLEQREKNDAGTPSKADGWVQKPFGEKRLLAELGRVLHPGSDPSRVLLVEDDTDLAAIVISSFEQDTEADSMRVLHARSLADAQSACRAMPPDLIILDLKLSDGSGFALVDWLRGQRDLRALPLIVYSGLDVSAEEKIQLRLGPTEFLDKARVSPQEVEQLVLAMMRHLRTAAA, from the coding sequence ATGACCTTGTTGAACCTAGCTTCGATCGCCGTCCCAACCACCGCTGCTGCGGTACTCGCCGGTGCGTACATGCGCGAACGCGCCGCTCAGCGTCGCCTCCGACAGGAACTGGCGGACATGCAGCAGGAGCTCCTTCGCAACAAGGCCGCTCTCGCTGAGCAGAAGCAGCTCGACAGCATCAAGGATGAGTTCATCTCCAACGTCTCGCACGAGTTGCGGACGCCACTCACCTCCATCCGTGGCGCATTAGGCCTGCTCTCTGCCGGTGTGATGGGCGCGATGGACGCAAAAGCCAGCAACCTGCTGCGCATCGCCAGCAACAACACCGACCGCCTCGCACGCCTCATCAACGACATTCTCGATCTCGAACGCATGGACTCCGGCCGCGCAACGATGCAACTGCGCGCCTGCAGCCTCCGGGAACTCATCGCGCAATCCGTCGAAACCATGACGACGATGGCGAACGAAGCCGATGTCCGCGTGGACGTCGTCCCCGAACCCGGCGGCATGCCCACGGCGTTCGAAGGCGACCCCGACCGCATTCAGCAGGTGCTGGTCAACCTGCTCTCCAACGCCATCAAGTTTTCCCCGCGCGGCTCCTCCATCCTCATCACCTCCAGCTTCGACAACGATTCCCTCAACTTCCGCGTCGAAGACGCCGGACGCGGCGTTCCTGTCGACAAACTTGAGAGCATCTTCGGCCGCTTCAACCAGGTCGAGACCTCTGACGCCCGCCAGAAGGGCGGCACCGGCCTGGGCCTGGCCATCTGCCGCACCATCCTCGCGCAGCACAACGGCTCCATCGTCGCCCGCCGCAACGACCAGGAGAACGAAGGCCGCATCGGCACAACGTTCCTCGTTCAACTGCCAAGGTCTGCCGCCGCAGAGGCCGCAATGGAACCCCACGCCAACGCTGCCATCGGGCCCGTTTTGGTCTGCGACGATGACAGCGAACTGCGCCACATGGTTGCAGAGCAGCTACGTCGACATGGGTTTGTCGCCATCGAAAGCTCCGGCGGAGAACAGACACTGGAAATTGCCGCCAGAGAACCGGTGGAAGCCATCCTGCTCGACCTTTCCATGACCGGCGTCTCAGGCTGGGAAACGATTGAACGCCTGAAGAGCGATGAGCGAACCGCAAAGATTCCGGTCGTCGTCCTAAGCGTGCTGGAGCAACGCGAAAAAAATGATGCAGGAACCCCTTCGAAGGCCGATGGCTGGGTGCAAAAACCCTTTGGCGAAAAGCGGCTGTTAGCCGAACTCGGACGCGTACTTCATCCCGGCTCCGACCCCAGCCGTGTTCTATTGGTCGAAGACGATACAGACCTTGCCGCCATCGTGATCTCCAGCTTCGAGCAGGACACCGAGGCAGACTCCATGCGTGTCCTTCATGCTCGCTCTCTGGCAGATGCGCAATCGGCCTGCCGTGCCATGCCGCCCGATCTCATCATCCTCGACCTGAAGCTCTCCGACGGCAGCGGCTTTGCCCTGGTGGACTGGCTGCGCGGCCAACGCGATCTTCGCGCCCTGCCGCTGATCGTTTACTCCGGCCTCGACGTCTCGGCGGAAGAGAAGATACAGCTTCGTCTCGGCCCCACAGAGTTTCTGGATAAAGCTCGAGTCTCACCCCAGGAAGTCGAGCAGCTGGTCCTTGCCATGATGCGGCATTTGCGAACCGCTGCAGCTTAG
- a CDS encoding response regulator — protein sequence MRHILIIDDEDDIREVAALSLESVTGWQVSTASSGAEGIRKAIELKPDAVLMDVMMPSMDGPTTFKEMQKVPALVGLPVVLLTAKVQGVDQRRFAGLGVASVLFKPFDPLTLGDQIAAALGWQ from the coding sequence ATGCGACACATCCTCATCATCGACGACGAAGACGACATCCGCGAGGTCGCGGCGCTTTCGCTGGAGTCCGTGACAGGCTGGCAGGTCTCCACCGCAAGCTCAGGAGCAGAAGGCATACGCAAGGCCATCGAACTCAAGCCGGACGCCGTTCTCATGGACGTGATGATGCCCTCCATGGACGGTCCGACCACCTTCAAAGAGATGCAGAAGGTTCCCGCGCTCGTAGGCCTTCCCGTCGTGCTGCTGACAGCCAAGGTGCAAGGCGTTGACCAGCGCCGCTTCGCTGGCCTGGGTGTAGCCTCTGTGCTCTTCAAGCCGTTCGATCCGCTGACACTCGGCGACCAGATCGCAGCCGCTCTCGGCTGGCAGTAA
- a CDS encoding Hpt domain-containing protein, producing the protein MSENPVTNAAEQSAALLAMLWERGLPRLHERLEELAAVIALRRSGSFDAREQEHAAATAHKLAGSLGMFGYPAGTDAARELEHELEAGEEADLAILEEQYAALRKALPL; encoded by the coding sequence GTGAGCGAAAATCCTGTTACCAATGCGGCTGAGCAATCTGCTGCGCTTCTGGCCATGCTGTGGGAGCGTGGGCTGCCCCGTCTGCATGAACGCCTTGAAGAGCTTGCTGCCGTCATTGCGTTGCGTCGCTCCGGCAGCTTCGACGCGCGCGAGCAGGAGCACGCAGCCGCCACCGCACACAAGCTCGCCGGTTCGCTCGGAATGTTCGGCTACCCCGCCGGGACAGACGCCGCTCGAGAGCTGGAACATGAGCTGGAAGCCGGTGAAGAAGCAGACCTCGCCATCCTCGAAGAACAGTACGCCGCGCTGCGCAAAGCGCTCCCTCTCTGA